The nucleotide sequence GGCCGGGGCGGATCCCGCTCGGGAAGATCACGCTGATAGACGGGGACCCGGGTACCGGCAAGAGCGCGATGACCACGGACCTCGCCGCACGCGTGACGCGGGGTAGGATGTGGCCTGACGGCGCACAGTGCCCGGCTGGCGGCGTGGTGCTTCTCTCGGCGGAGGATGGCCTTGCGGACACCATACGTCCGCGTCTGGACGCAGCCGGAGCGGACACGTCAAAGATACTCGCACTTACTGCTGTCCGTGACGAGAGGGGCCACGAGCGCCAGTTGGCGATCCCGGAGGACCTGGATCTCATCGAAGATGCCGTCCGGAGCGTGGGCGCGCTACTCGTGGTCATCGACCCCCTCATGGCCTATCTCGCCGGGGATGTCAACAGCCATCGTGACCAGGACGTGCGGCGGGCCCTGGCCCCGCTCGCCCACCTGGCAGAGAGAACCGGGGCGGCTGTCGTGGTGGTGCGCCACCTCAACAAAGCTCAGGGAGGGAACCCGATATACCGCGGCGGAGGAAGCATAGGCATCGTGGGCGCGGCCCGGGCGGGGATGCTCGTCGCCAAAGATCCAGAAGACGAACGCCGGCGCGTGCTCGCACCGGTGAAATCGAACCTCGCACCGCCCGCTCCCTCGCTCCTCTTCTCGCTCACACAAGCACATAAGAGCGGGGCCGTGCGTGTGGAGTGGCACGGAGAGAGCAACCACGACGCAGCCTCCCTGCTCTCCGCTCCGCAAGACCCCGAAGAACGCTCCGCGCTCGACGAAGCGAAAGAGCTACTCGGCGAGCTGCTCGCAGACGGCGAGGTGGAGGCCTCCGCTGTGATGGCCGAAGCACGGAGAGCGCAGATATCAGAGCGTACCCTCAAGCGCGCAAAACGCGAGCTGGGGATCCTCTCAGAACGCCGGGGAGATTGTAACAAGCGCGGAGGGGGAACCTGGTTCTGGAAGCTCCCGGCGATTAAGAGTGCCAAACCCAAACCTTGGCACTCTAAATCGGAAACGGACCGTACTGACGCAGAGAATTCCGCTTATTCAAGCCAAAAATCCGACCTCGGATTAAGGGTGCCAACGATTAAGGGTGCCAAACCCCCTGGCACTCTTAATCAAGTAGCTACAAATCGTTACGAAACTTCCGGGGAAGACGAAGACCTCCCCTGCCGCGTTCACGGCGAGCGGCAGTGTGAGGACTGCTGGCGGCGCGTGTGGCGCCTGGTCCACGAGGGCATGAGCGAGGACTGGGCAATCGCGGAGGTGATGCAGACGAAAGAGGAGCTGTTCTCATGACAGAGGGGGAGGGGGTGGTCGTTAGTGCCGAAATGCCCGGCGATCACGCGCTCCGGAGGGCCCTGTAAGGGGGTCGTTCCACCGGGCGCTACCTACTGTGTGGCTCACGACCCAGCCCGCAG is from Rubrobacter calidifluminis and encodes:
- a CDS encoding AAA family ATPase, with product MSARTLAVARRYLERGFAVVPIPAGEKAPRIPGWQELRLKPEDLPKHFSNGANIGLLLGKASNGLADIDLDAEKVLKIAPRFLPPTLTSGRDSRPHSHWWYCSPGAASRDWKAPDGAKLVELRSTGRQTVVPPSVHPSGERYVWHGGELQEIGAEELHRRCRELATAALIARHVPPHRDAGGGGRHEFALALAGFLLRPGRLDAELVEKLLLAAWDAAGFPDERARREAHGDIQRIVSDTARKIAAGDPATGGPALEEMAPGLVHTLRSWWVWTRSDARERGTGKTACVTPLDAVEPEEVSWLWPGRIPLGKITLIDGDPGTGKSAMTTDLAARVTRGRMWPDGAQCPAGGVVLLSAEDGLADTIRPRLDAAGADTSKILALTAVRDERGHERQLAIPEDLDLIEDAVRSVGALLVVIDPLMAYLAGDVNSHRDQDVRRALAPLAHLAERTGAAVVVVRHLNKAQGGNPIYRGGGSIGIVGAARAGMLVAKDPEDERRRVLAPVKSNLAPPAPSLLFSLTQAHKSGAVRVEWHGESNHDAASLLSAPQDPEERSALDEAKELLGELLADGEVEASAVMAEARRAQISERTLKRAKRELGILSERRGDCNKRGGGTWFWKLPAIKSAKPKPWHSKSETDRTDAENSAYSSQKSDLGLRVPTIKGAKPPGTLNQVATNRYETSGEDEDLPCRVHGERQCEDCWRRVWRLVHEGMSEDWAIAEVMQTKEELFS